The Luteolibacter arcticus genome has a segment encoding these proteins:
- the ftsH gene encoding ATP-dependent zinc metalloprotease FtsH — MNSTTQPLSFAEFKSNWDKGMVYRNDPKFPLKVTTQDTAYNAVINGFLRTSPERGPGEEPGRKTIRATVRTENVAEILGESVVFRLSREPAPEPGVETVELSEAAFRRAAALGEIKPLDDKAPLTVYSSDGNLGVVVGIRDIPAAPAPAADAKAAAPKQFKVVAPVMMLGDELGFLLRDNGIYEPNNDFLKSAIFTFLPVLLIVLLLFFLFRQQMKAAGRGAMSFGKSKARLLTRDHNKVTFKDVAGIQEAKEELWEIVDFLRDPRKFQKLGGSIPKGVLMVGPPGTGKTLLARAIAGEADVPFFSISGSDFVEMFVGVGASRVRDMFEQGKKHAPCLIFIDEIDAVGRHRGHGMGGGHDEREQTLNQLLVEMDGFDTQEGVIIIAATNRPDVLDPALLRPGRFDRQVTVSLPDVNGREEILRVHVKKIKLAPGTDLGVIARGTPGFSGAELANLINEAALLAARRGLSAVTLAEMEEARDKVRWGRERRSLAMSDKERIGTAWHEAGHAYLNMVLPHTHPLHKVTIIPRGPYLGATMYLPDGDKYSIQRKEALANLVVTMGGRIAEAFVTDDVSNGASGDIRQATSLARHMVCEWGMSQKLGMIEYGDGDGPVFLAREMSRARNYSEDTARLIDEEIKRFIDEAYEQATSLLTQGRDKIELIANALLEFETLDGAHVRDLIEHGEMRNPPSAPKPPPVPEEFRKKPVSKPTEDKPDDGGPLPGEVVGAPA; from the coding sequence GTGAATTCGACAACCCAGCCGCTGTCCTTTGCCGAGTTCAAGAGCAATTGGGACAAGGGGATGGTCTACCGCAACGATCCGAAATTTCCGCTGAAGGTCACTACTCAGGACACCGCTTATAATGCGGTCATCAATGGGTTCCTCCGCACTTCGCCCGAGCGTGGCCCGGGGGAAGAGCCCGGCCGCAAGACGATCCGCGCGACCGTCCGCACCGAGAACGTGGCCGAGATTCTCGGTGAATCCGTGGTCTTCCGCCTCAGCCGTGAGCCTGCTCCGGAGCCGGGGGTGGAGACCGTGGAGCTTTCCGAAGCCGCTTTCCGTCGTGCGGCTGCCCTCGGCGAAATCAAGCCGCTGGATGACAAGGCACCGCTCACGGTTTACTCGTCGGACGGCAACCTCGGTGTGGTCGTGGGCATTCGCGATATCCCCGCCGCCCCGGCCCCTGCCGCCGACGCCAAGGCCGCTGCGCCGAAGCAATTCAAGGTGGTGGCTCCAGTGATGATGCTTGGCGACGAGCTGGGTTTCCTGCTTCGCGACAACGGCATCTACGAGCCCAACAACGACTTCCTCAAGAGCGCGATCTTCACGTTCCTGCCGGTCCTGCTGATCGTCTTGCTGCTGTTCTTCCTGTTCCGCCAGCAGATGAAAGCCGCCGGCCGTGGCGCGATGTCCTTCGGGAAATCCAAAGCTCGCCTGCTGACCCGCGATCACAACAAGGTCACCTTCAAGGATGTCGCTGGCATTCAAGAGGCTAAGGAGGAACTCTGGGAAATCGTCGATTTCCTTCGCGATCCCCGCAAGTTCCAGAAGCTCGGCGGCTCGATCCCAAAAGGCGTGCTGATGGTCGGTCCTCCGGGCACCGGCAAGACCCTGCTTGCCCGCGCCATCGCCGGTGAGGCGGACGTGCCGTTCTTCTCGATCTCTGGCTCGGACTTCGTGGAAATGTTCGTCGGTGTCGGTGCCTCGCGCGTCCGCGACATGTTCGAGCAAGGCAAGAAGCACGCTCCCTGCCTGATTTTCATCGATGAAATCGACGCCGTCGGCCGCCATCGCGGTCACGGCATGGGCGGTGGCCACGATGAGCGTGAGCAAACGCTCAACCAGCTCCTCGTGGAAATGGACGGCTTTGACACCCAGGAGGGCGTCATCATCATCGCCGCGACCAACCGTCCGGACGTGCTTGACCCCGCGTTGCTGCGCCCCGGTCGTTTCGACCGCCAGGTCACCGTGTCGCTTCCAGACGTGAACGGCCGCGAGGAAATCCTCCGCGTCCACGTGAAGAAGATCAAGCTGGCCCCGGGAACCGACCTCGGCGTTATCGCCCGCGGCACGCCCGGCTTCTCCGGTGCGGAGCTGGCCAACCTGATCAACGAAGCGGCCCTTCTTGCTGCCCGCCGCGGGCTTTCCGCCGTCACGTTGGCCGAGATGGAAGAAGCACGCGACAAGGTCCGCTGGGGCCGTGAACGCCGCAGCCTGGCCATGTCGGACAAGGAGCGCATCGGCACCGCATGGCACGAGGCCGGCCATGCCTATCTCAATATGGTGCTGCCGCACACGCACCCGCTGCACAAGGTCACCATCATCCCGCGCGGCCCGTACCTCGGTGCGACCATGTATTTGCCGGACGGAGACAAGTACTCGATCCAGCGCAAGGAAGCCCTTGCCAACCTTGTGGTCACCATGGGCGGCCGGATTGCCGAGGCCTTCGTCACCGACGACGTCTCGAACGGTGCTTCAGGCGACATCCGCCAGGCCACCTCGCTCGCCCGCCACATGGTCTGCGAGTGGGGCATGAGCCAGAAGCTCGGCATGATCGAATACGGCGATGGCGACGGCCCCGTCTTCCTCGCCCGCGAAATGTCACGGGCCCGCAATTACTCGGAGGACACCGCCCGCCTTATCGACGAAGAGATCAAGCGCTTCATCGACGAGGCCTACGAGCAGGCTACCTCGCTCCTCACGCAGGGCAGGGATAAGATCGAACTCATCGCCAACGCCCTGCTTGAATTCGAGACGCTCGACGGAGCGCACGTCCGTGACCTCATCGAGCACGGGGAAATGCGCAATCCGCCCAGCGCGCCCAAGCCGCCGCCGGTTCCCGAAGAATTCCGCAAGAAGCCGGTGTCCAAGCCCACTGAGGACAAGCCGGATGACGGTGGCCCCCTTCCCGGCGAGGTCGTGGGGGCTCCGGCCTGA
- a CDS encoding ATP-binding cassette domain-containing protein has translation MDHHAAPDETPEPRKGPGRGTWWQRRRSASASSSRVLGLLVDAFAGFATLDGRLDADEADLILDLLRSAFPEADHSWLARRVQRAVREQKPLARTALDLRELLDDPQKMAVGLQLYTLVDAVGRSESSRSSFEIFLRRLGRPDHARQILAEMSGEETGEHPGFERLVFGAGETVDVELPAEATGHAFRVYRTADLVLVRNTGEHPLWVRGRSLESGAFLRMRERQQIVLPGWTLTAEDLVFFLNVKLTGKSPAIFLASTDEGLSSERARSRQSEVRIRFGLQAEIEALKPTQFIIEGIGPLFPNKPVFCDHHQRLSDPEGVSITLDALRRRRAEAGGRFRLEPDQRDFRVSNDPSVLESGDLLLAPGFSPRVVLRIRFDSERRTGDVFIREAEGSVTADGVPVKSSAPLRDGTIIRLSRTQALRCRFSEGIIDEERNLIEALKVQDLIHQFVPGTRALDNVNFEVGRGEMMCIIGPSGSGKSTLLSVLAGQLEPTRGRVRLNESSLYQNRLELIRFIANMPQEEALNPQLTVREHLRQATTIRRPFLSTEEIERRADGILAELGLQAIARRRVGSPGEKTLSGGERSRLNLGLDLGSAAEVFLFDEPISGLSSKDSEHVAETLRSLARDKIVIASLHRPGATVMNLFDKVLLLDTGGRVAFFGSPAAMIAYFRETADELGISHPAIAANIPLGADFVFDVLETPLAQIGGGQNPSAARRFPPNYWQERFESESLVHALGDTAPPSLIESTDTSLPSVHVATGFGRRVTRAWAQFATHFQRSLFSKMRNRGTLYSTLLEAPLLAMLIGVTLRSSKEGAYEFPTALHVPAYLFLSATVAMFLGLTNSATEILRDRPVLRRERNCRANPLLYVGAKFCALGLVAAAQCFVYTLIGHFLLEIRGTVPSQWLWMTLTACTGTGLALLVSSIVKTERAALTAVPLLLVPQMLLAGALVPFREMNRGLFENSGIERERGGVPVPSDFMPLRHAYEAMVVTQATRNPYEIERIRIQRRVDAIKEMPSPLEPAVEERLQLMLQALVKLGGAQATTARNAEDLAERINMLARGGTRLEIDSLRVRNKDVLARPITEFFVNDRIDLLVREAETFRLDYRNEDKPRHIFLGLKKPVAGDWVDTVDYDSAILILVILGTGLATSAVLGIQNRRTR, from the coding sequence ATGGATCATCACGCGGCTCCCGACGAGACCCCGGAACCGCGGAAGGGTCCGGGCCGCGGGACATGGTGGCAACGTCGGCGCTCGGCCAGTGCGAGCAGCTCGCGGGTGCTCGGCCTGCTGGTGGATGCCTTTGCGGGTTTCGCCACCTTGGACGGCCGGCTGGATGCCGATGAGGCTGACCTGATCCTCGACCTGCTGCGCAGCGCCTTCCCCGAGGCCGACCACAGTTGGCTGGCACGGCGGGTCCAACGGGCGGTCCGCGAACAGAAGCCCCTCGCCCGTACCGCCTTGGACCTGCGCGAGTTGCTGGACGACCCGCAGAAAATGGCGGTCGGCCTGCAGCTCTACACGCTGGTCGATGCCGTGGGCCGCTCGGAAAGCAGCCGCAGCTCCTTTGAAATCTTCCTCCGCCGCCTCGGGCGGCCGGACCATGCGCGGCAGATCCTCGCGGAGATGTCGGGCGAGGAAACCGGCGAACATCCTGGCTTCGAGCGGCTCGTCTTCGGGGCCGGCGAGACTGTCGACGTCGAATTGCCCGCCGAGGCGACCGGTCACGCATTTCGCGTCTATCGGACCGCCGATCTGGTGCTGGTCCGGAATACGGGCGAGCATCCGCTGTGGGTCCGCGGGCGGTCGCTGGAAAGCGGCGCCTTCCTCCGCATGCGGGAACGCCAGCAAATCGTGCTCCCCGGCTGGACCCTGACCGCGGAAGACCTGGTTTTCTTCCTCAACGTCAAGCTGACCGGCAAAAGCCCCGCCATTTTCCTCGCCAGCACGGACGAGGGACTGAGCAGCGAACGCGCCCGCAGCCGCCAGAGCGAGGTCCGCATCCGCTTCGGCCTGCAGGCGGAGATCGAGGCGCTCAAGCCCACCCAGTTCATCATCGAGGGCATCGGCCCGCTGTTCCCGAACAAGCCCGTCTTCTGCGACCATCACCAGCGACTTTCCGACCCCGAGGGGGTATCGATCACACTCGATGCCCTGCGCCGCCGGCGCGCCGAGGCAGGCGGCCGGTTCCGCTTGGAGCCGGATCAGCGCGACTTCCGCGTTTCCAATGACCCCTCGGTCCTCGAAAGCGGCGACCTGCTGCTCGCCCCGGGTTTCTCCCCGCGGGTCGTGCTGCGGATCCGCTTCGATTCCGAGCGCCGCACCGGCGATGTCTTCATCCGCGAGGCCGAGGGCAGTGTCACCGCCGATGGCGTGCCGGTGAAGTCCTCCGCGCCGCTGCGCGACGGCACCATCATCCGGCTTTCCCGCACCCAGGCCCTGCGCTGCCGGTTCAGCGAGGGCATCATCGATGAAGAGCGAAATCTCATCGAAGCGCTCAAGGTGCAGGACCTGATCCACCAATTCGTTCCCGGCACCCGCGCGCTGGACAACGTCAACTTCGAGGTCGGGCGCGGTGAGATGATGTGCATCATCGGTCCCAGCGGCAGCGGAAAAAGCACACTCCTGTCGGTGCTGGCCGGCCAACTCGAGCCGACCCGCGGCCGCGTCCGTCTCAACGAGTCCTCCCTCTATCAGAACCGCCTCGAGCTGATCCGCTTCATCGCGAACATGCCGCAGGAGGAAGCGCTCAATCCCCAGCTCACGGTGCGCGAGCACCTGCGGCAGGCCACCACCATCCGGCGGCCGTTCCTCTCGACGGAAGAGATCGAAAGACGCGCCGACGGCATCCTCGCGGAGTTGGGCCTACAGGCGATCGCCCGCCGCCGGGTTGGCTCGCCAGGTGAAAAGACCCTCAGCGGCGGCGAGCGCAGCCGTCTCAACCTTGGTCTCGACCTCGGCAGCGCCGCGGAGGTTTTCCTCTTCGACGAACCGATCTCCGGGCTCTCGTCCAAGGACTCCGAGCACGTCGCCGAAACCCTCCGCTCGCTGGCCCGCGACAAGATCGTCATCGCCTCCCTCCACCGGCCGGGCGCGACGGTGATGAACCTTTTCGACAAGGTGCTGCTGCTCGACACCGGCGGCCGGGTCGCTTTCTTCGGCTCGCCCGCGGCGATGATCGCGTATTTCCGCGAGACCGCGGACGAACTCGGCATCTCCCACCCTGCGATTGCGGCGAATATCCCGCTCGGCGCGGACTTTGTCTTCGACGTGCTGGAAACCCCGCTCGCCCAGATCGGCGGCGGCCAGAATCCCTCCGCCGCACGACGTTTCCCGCCGAACTATTGGCAAGAACGCTTCGAGAGCGAATCGCTGGTCCACGCGCTCGGCGATACCGCCCCGCCGTCGCTCATCGAAAGCACCGACACCTCGCTGCCCTCCGTCCACGTCGCCACCGGCTTCGGTCGCCGGGTGACGCGCGCGTGGGCCCAGTTCGCGACCCACTTCCAGCGCTCGCTCTTCTCGAAGATGCGCAACCGCGGGACGCTCTACTCCACCCTGCTGGAGGCACCGCTGCTGGCCATGCTGATCGGCGTGACCCTGCGCTCGTCCAAGGAAGGCGCCTACGAATTCCCCACCGCCCTGCACGTTCCGGCCTATTTGTTCCTGTCGGCCACGGTGGCGATGTTCCTGGGGCTCACCAACTCCGCCACCGAGATCCTGCGGGATCGCCCGGTGTTGCGTCGCGAGCGGAATTGCCGCGCCAATCCCCTGCTCTACGTCGGCGCGAAATTCTGCGCGCTGGGGCTGGTCGCCGCCGCCCAGTGCTTCGTTTATACGCTCATCGGTCACTTCCTGCTGGAGATCCGCGGCACCGTGCCGAGCCAGTGGCTATGGATGACGCTCACCGCCTGCACCGGCACCGGCCTTGCGTTGCTGGTGTCGTCCATCGTCAAGACCGAGCGCGCCGCGCTGACCGCCGTGCCACTGCTGCTGGTCCCGCAGATGCTGCTGGCCGGCGCGCTGGTCCCCTTCCGCGAGATGAACCGCGGGCTCTTTGAAAACAGCGGGATCGAGCGCGAACGGGGCGGCGTCCCCGTCCCTTCCGATTTCATGCCGCTGCGCCATGCCTACGAGGCAATGGTCGTCACCCAAGCCACCCGCAATCCCTACGAGATCGAACGCATCCGCATCCAGCGCCGCGTCGATGCCATCAAGGAAATGCCGAGCCCGCTGGAGCCCGCCGTGGAGGAACGTCTCCAGCTCATGCTCCAGGCCTTGGTCAAACTCGGCGGTGCCCAAGCCACCACCGCTCGCAACGCCGAGGACCTGGCCGAGCGTATCAATATGCTGGCCCGAGGTGGCACCCGGCTGGAGATCGACTCGCTCAGGGTCCGCAACAAGGACGTGCTGGCCCGGCCGATCACCGAATTCTTCGTCAACGACCGCATCGACCTGCTGGTTCGCGAGGCCGAGACCTTCCGCCTCGACTACCGGAACGAGGACAAGCCCCGCCACATCTTCCTCGGCCTGAAGAAACCCGTCGCGGGGGACTGGGTGGACACCGTCGACTACGACAGCGCGATCTTGATCCTCGTGATCCTTGGCACCGGTCTCGCGACCTCCGCGGTGCTGGGGATTCAGAACCGGCGGACGAGGTGA
- a CDS encoding DUF1851 domain-containing protein, with amino-acid sequence MHITWKELTVQFDPEKAGELLSDWRWLVGERTEFMLAGSLGDLFLRDETGQVLWLDTGAGQLSVVAGSHEEFRELLQQPNQVNEWFLPQLVGDLLASGKQLAPGQCFSYKVPPMLGGKVEPENFEPTDLSVHCSILGQIARKNQDLPDRTPIQRVTLSDD; translated from the coding sequence ATGCACATCACTTGGAAGGAACTGACCGTCCAATTCGATCCCGAGAAGGCGGGCGAACTTCTGAGTGATTGGCGGTGGTTGGTGGGTGAGCGGACCGAATTCATGTTGGCGGGATCCTTGGGTGATCTCTTCCTGCGGGACGAAACGGGCCAGGTCCTGTGGCTCGACACCGGCGCGGGCCAACTCTCCGTGGTAGCGGGCTCGCATGAGGAGTTCCGGGAGCTTCTCCAGCAGCCCAACCAAGTGAACGAGTGGTTCTTGCCGCAGCTGGTCGGCGACCTTCTCGCAAGCGGCAAGCAACTCGCTCCGGGCCAGTGCTTCAGCTACAAGGTTCCGCCGATGCTGGGAGGGAAGGTGGAACCGGAGAATTTTGAGCCCACGGATTTGTCCGTGCATTGCAGCATACTTGGCCAGATCGCCCGGAAAAATCAGGATCTGCCGGACCGCACTCCGATTCAGCGCGTCACTTTATCGGACGATTGA